ggcttttgcttacctaaaatattttagaattgagtcaaaatacataatgtgcttaattcttcaatgatttaaggatcttggaatcattttattcacacctgccggaacaataaattcgaataaaatgccaatgacttgtttaaattgcaagttattactcatgataaatgtttagactttgcatgcttcaatgtatgttttaattattgtttataattaaatatcttgcactgcagtaaatccttttagaaaggtaacattaaatatcctcgattggtagtgaatccaagaacgattcacggaaatgagagaaaatgagcaatttaacatgtacgtttcttttagcgacttttatggttgttttcgagtatcaaaatcgaatggcaaaccgattggtgcttatgaattcaaaatacactgtagttttgagatcataaagcattaagtttaaacgctcagctttaccaatggttaacaacctattatatttgtccatttaattctcgaatgagtctagtccctagacattcgaatagatcgatgcttagagaactttagaagcttctggtaagatcatctagttgaaaagaatattcaacataaaataatggtaagaactttggaatgacattggacatgactaacaaagtataaaagtcaacactagagaattcaattcttaagactataagaaagggtacaagaaataggaaaacaaggaacaaatgaaaggaatttacgattccgtttctacctataagtttatgtttaaagagaagtgtcctagaaatcaaacttccttggtatcatataccgcttgaggttcttacttcggtaataactcaaacaatggaagctaggctacactaatgacctacaattgagaaatgaagcatggcaatgctacattagttgtagggtcatctggtttgttttaagtcatttcaaggctggaacttaatggctattttgttccataatcagcatacctaaatttctgcttcaaacacataaagactcacattcagaagaacaaaaacaatgcttgtttgtttgtttatttgaatgaaatggtcatttacgggttgagtcaatatgcttgattaaaacaaacaactctttaacaataaaaactttactaggttcaaatcaatctcttgatttgagttccactaatctttggcattgttacttagaccatatcaacaagttaacattcaaaagctctattttgatggacttttgaaagttgattgatttctaaatcaattcaagacaagctagtcttacttgttgaaagtaacaaaggatatgaactattgttagaacgcctagacaatagagttcaaagccaAAGAAAGATtatatgactttattatttcacatggacttgagtgaatataggtttatttactcaaatgtgatataagtttgaatctgtttggctagttcaaagatttagaagtataaaatccacttggcaagaaatcataaagatctaggttagatcatgttgatgattacttataccaagaatgatcatcaatgattgtgtgttgtaatttcatgatctagctccataagatatggaaatatctacgttggaatgatcgaagtcaagtaatacttgattcgatcaatgatgaatcataaagacttttcctataatttctaaaacaaaatgctcaactaccaccaaactaaaccaaattcgtcaaagatattgaaaagtaatttcagaatatcttttcaataattatatatctaaagagttgctaaactcagtgggagcttagtgtttgttattcaacaaactatggcccaagtatagatatatgtttcattgtgatttattcaaatgagacacaagggtattgtttctaccacgaatttttgagaacataatgtttgtttgctcgaaataatgtccttttggagattcgtttccaaaatgacaagtgggagaaaatagacctcgaaagtcttcgaggcgaacaacaaacataaacggacattccggaggcttttcgaagttctttagaaaatccgaacacgtattctttaaggactttagaagtggctttaaagaatagacatctcttagaagactttacaagtgcctcaaggagaacagaatattcaaaggactctcgaagtgcctgttgatattctattgtttgatgttctataaccaagtagacatagagttcaggtcattgaaactatgagattcttctattagatagtgaagaaacctacaacttacagtcaaactattatcaagatAATAATGAgtatgtgacttgtaagaaagctatgacgaaatatagattccctaaaatggttagaggccatatatagacttaatgtttaattggttaaaggccataaaaacatactcaatgttctgatgacaaaattgaaattttgttgatttgcaagaatgatttacatctattggttgcaaattggttttaaagataaaaaccatcaaacatggaattatgttcacacacatagctagattagttgctaaaggttacaagaaaattcatggcatgaattgtgttgaaacctcatgcataatcgtaatgctcaagtctataatcaagcaatgattgcatattggtacatatggaaattggatgacaaacgtattcctcaatcaaatgttggaagaaactatgtacatggcatgtcataggatttgtggatccaaataatgcttgaaatgaatgctagcttatgaaatctaagtacagatttaagcaagcaattgggaattggggCTGTATTTTAAGTAAAgcaaataagtattttagtttcataaaatgtacatgattcttatagatatataagaagtttagtgggagtacgtaaaacttaattggtcctatgtgtatcatacacatatctctctattgtgaaataacattcaaatgctaatgacttagatttgaaaattattcatcaatgacggaccaaggagaaacttagtacatattgggtattgagatctatttacaaagatcttataatattgttttggattaagtaatggcatttactaaatcaaacacgaaagactccattggagacattcgacccatatgaataaatctaagtaaaggatgtttgaactatgtataagcatttactaagttaaacatcaaaggatctaagtgagattcttaacctatattatatgtcaaagaatttagctggatttagtatctactgaaactagatgagctaaagttacatgaatagaattcaattgggaattattctgcaaaagaatttatcatgtatgatataatatgaggatcgccaaaaatgtatcgtatggctttaggcatgaaaaaaatataccaatctctattgatctaagtgaagatcaactagattgatatcaagaaaaacttatggtacttgaaaaggtacataagaatagttcttgattcaaggaaataaagatatgctaaacattgatgctacacgcataaacacttgcaaaggatcaagagagagccctttggagttaaccattggcaagaacgagctatatgcatcgtgttttgaaatggcaacatggattggagaccatgagttgttgcgtgggaaattaaatattaatttctatgttgtgagatacagatggaaagtcttccacatatctatgaactgcctggataggtaaatccaaacaaagcatcactagcaacctatacagttgaagtaaaagtacttattgcctaagaagcaataaaacagggttgtttatgttaaagagttcttcattgaacttgggtagatcacatgtctgttgacttgatggtttttcattgcaaaatgcgtagaaccactattgtagcaagaaagactagatcacaaaataaacaaaactcaaaagatcttatcatctatctcgaagaacattcgatgaaaaggatattaagattggcaaagcatgataactaaacctatgcaacaagtgagaaacaacactcacattgtggcactggaaatcaagcatagttttctttaaagatgggttcgagccccatggttgtaaaacattggggttgaacatttatcatatatgaaatgtattttcatattccatttaatcttggtttagtattaaatgatgagtcccttcaaattgacgatatattcaagatagactgtcaggaccagtcctgtgactaagtgaacttgaatgtcaaaagttgaaaatggtccctggtcggagttttctataaagatggacgcatagaaaacgttagacgactagaatgcaagatgactagtagttctattttttaaactatgtggacatggcaatgtcgtaatcatttgcatagatacttactttgggaagactagtatcggacagacctatgaaactttactgtaagagatgaaaatctgtcataagtaaatttcattaaaattattagacactaatcctctgACGtcattgagattacttgtttgagaacttcttactttgacgttgtcaaccgtcgcaccgtaaaaggaggctataaaggcaacgctcaggtaatcacctatcaaacgaagtctaatctcaagatcgcaagattttgattgtcctcccataaatcgggatgagatgctgaaagttgtacaaggccactcggagagctagaaactgtaaaatgcatggccgtgctcagatgaatcataggctatgattatctgtttatttgatcagttgaactctgaaaccgagaaacacctttgggcataataaggatgacaactcttaccttatgttcaagagcaagcatcgagtgacaaaggaattaggaaatgcacacttgtccctaaggacaattgggagactgaaggaaataattcccttggtccaagtatgcatttaatgttaagtctaataactgcggttcagtattaattaacaagttaataattcagtgatatcaagtgagctgaatacctagctagaggccgcttcagttcaagtggaattaatgatattaatccacaacttactcttgactgaacccgtagggtcacacaaatagtacgtaaacggatcaagtatttaatggcattaaatactccatctatgaatattcggaatcgacggatcttggtttcagtgggagctgggatcgtcaaaggcaagtaaatgaatactccggaaacgatgatattgctggaaacagaaatatggatcgtatcggaaatataaatattatccaagtcgtagatgttgccggaaacggaaacatggtacgaatcggaaaatattatcggaaatggaaatattgccggaatcggaaatattgccagaaacggaaatattgcagaaacgaaaatattatcggagtcggaaaataattccggaaacggaaatattaaatatttattcgaaacataaattaattccggaatcggaaatgttaaatattgttcgtatcggaaaagaattccggaatcgggaatttaatcggaagcgcatcgtacgaattagcatcggacgagacttgctagacaaaggcccagcacgaagccaggcccgtgtccagcaagccaagcgcccaaacacacacgctgccaaagccttgccaggcccagcgcaaggccaggcccagcaaggcatggcgcgcgcgctcgtgggctgcgagctacgCATGCTCGTGttggccgcaaggcctgcgcgggtcgTGCGGTAGGCTCGTGGTCGTACgacgtttgtgttcgatacgaatcctaaaactattggaattcgttctatgattaaatcctaatcctaatagatagaatttgtttaatagagttttaacgagattctaattaaactaattggtatcttaataggattctaaatccctttccatgactctataaatatgtgcctaggttcacaatttatgggtaagaattcaagtattcaaaggtaagattttcaagcaaaaatcagccaaacacttgccctatttagccgaaaattctaagtaccttaagggcgattctagttggtcaagcttaaggcggatccggatgtgctgtggactttctacggagggacgacacttggagtcctaaagacttgttcttgttcggttcgggcgcagctagggagggcacgctgcaaagtgtatgcatcctagactaattatatgattatgtgcaattaatatgattcctggcattaaggtttttccgcatgatttatgttgttcatatgtatcataacctgacaTGATGCACGTAGGTTGGGCCTGGCGGATTGCTTAGGCCTAAGGCCCAACCGCGGTTGAGACAGGCCATCAACACCCATAGGATGCAGTCTTGGGCTGCCTTGATTTGGTCCATCAGTCACGTTTTGGCGCCAGATGTGTGTGAAAATTGGGTTGGGCTCGTTTGACTCTAAGAAAGAGTATTCAGAATCCTTAAATTGACCTAAATTCCGGAACGGGAAAGTATTCTCATCAAAGGTGACATGACGGGAGATAATAATTTTCATAGAAGAGATGTCTAAGCATTTTTATCCCTATGGTTCGTGGGATAACCCAAAAATATACATGGAGTAGACCGAGGGGAGAGCTTATGTGGGGTCGTGACCGATAAATTAGGAAAACAAAGACACCCAAAAATCCTAATGTGATCGTAAGAGGGAATTTTACGGAATAAAACTTCGGCGGGAGTTTTATTAGTGAGTGTTTTAGTGGGTAATATATTAATTAAGTATGTCGCCGTTTCTAAGGAGTCTACCCAATATGATGGAGGAATGGAAGCATGAAAAAGAAGTGTGCGAGACATATTATTTACGGTCTTAATCATGCGTTCGGCCTTTCCATTTTGGGAAGAGGTGTGAGGACACGAAAATCGAAAGATCATACCATTTTTGACACAAAACAATTTAAACGGGTCGTTATCAAATTCCCACCCATGGTCACATTGAAAACATTTAATAGGACGTTCAAATTGAGTGAGAACATATTGACGAAAATTCAAAAATGATTGAAAAACTTGAGATTTATATTGTAACGGGATTGTCCAAACAAAATGACTAAAATCATCCAAAAGTACTAAGTAATATTTATGGCCTTTATTGCTACGAATAGGGGAGGTCCATAAATCAACATGAATAATATCAAAAGCAGATGAAGTAGTACTTAATGAATTACGAAATGGCAGACGATAATGTTTTCCTAATTGACAAGAATTGCAAAAATTAGAATCATGATCCTTATTGCATGAAATAAATTGTTTATTAGTCTTAAGAAAGTTTAAAACTTGTTGTCCCGGATGTCCAAGTCTACTGTGCCAAGTGGTTGGTGATGAGGCCATGAGAGTGGTCGCAAGACAAGTGGATGGTGTGGTGGTGGTGACTGGATACAGGTCCCATGAGCTATTACATTTCGTGATTATATTCCCCGTACGAAGATCCTTCACAGAAAAACCAGTTGGGTCAAACTCAATTGAAACTTTATTATTAGTGGTGAATTTTCGTacagaaattaaattttaaattatttgtgGGGCAAGAAGGACGTCACGGAGATTTAAAGGCGGTATCGGGTGAGGTAAGTTAGTATGACCATAACCTGTAACTAGAATGCGATGATCGTTACCAACTAAAATATGATTATTATTGCTCATATTAAATAAGGGCACGAGAGTACCTCCGTTATTGGTCATATGAGATAGATGTTGCACCCGAATCCATGTACCATGATTTATCTTGCAAAGAATTAGTTAATTCTGTTGGCGTCATTGGCTCGGTTACGTAGCCTTGCTGTTGGGGTAGGCCCTGTTGTGTAAAGAAAGCCTGTCGTGGGCCTGGGCTAGGCCCAAGAAGTGAAGGTTGCTGATTTGTAGGCCTATATTGTTGTTGGTACTGCTGGGCTGCATGGTGTGGGCCATGCTGGAACTGGGCAGGATGTTGAGGGTATGGAAAAGATGTTGAGGCCCACTGTTGCTGCATGGGTACATATTGTGGTGGGTTGGCCCAAGATTGTAGCTGATGGGTTTGAGCATTGGGTTGGTGAGTTTAGGCATGTTGTTGTCCATTGTTGTTGCCATTAGTATTACCCCTGCCGCGCCCTCTGCCCCGCCCCCTGCCACGGCTGCGGCCACGGTCGCCGCCTCCCCTGCCGCCACTGCCGGGGTTGCGCGGTGGTTGTGCCGGCTGGTGATTGGGCTGGGGTGCCACCGGTTGTGGTGGTTGAGCAAAAAATGCATTGTGTGACCCACTAGTATCATGGGAACGTCTTTCTTCTTCAGCAAGTAGGCGATTTCGAGCATTCTCAAAGGTAGGAAGAGGGTCAGTTTGTTGGATCATGGTGGCCACAATGTCAAAATCAGTATTCACAAGACCTGCAACAAGACGTAAGACTAATTTTTGTTCCGTCACCTGTTGATCAACATTAGCCAATTGATCTGCCAAAACTTTCAAGTGAGTACAATAAGCATTAACGACAGAAAAATTATTTAGGTGCAAGGtagtaaatttattttcaagATACACAGCCCGGGTGTTTTTATTATGTTGAAAAATCCCCTTGAGCTTATTCCATAGTTGATGGGCCGAATCCCCG
This sequence is a window from Spinacia oleracea cultivar Varoflay chromosome 1, BTI_SOV_V1, whole genome shotgun sequence. Protein-coding genes within it:
- the LOC130463297 gene encoding uncharacterized protein, coding for MAKDDDVPPPAASSEFHPVLGVTNIKNTISLILDREKVQYSNWVELFECHAHSFNVLDHIDPYTPKPTDISEALWKHLDSIVKQWIYGTVSHDLLQTILCRGDSAHQLWNKLKGIFQHNKNTRAVYLENKFTTLHLNNFSVVNAYCTHLKVLADQLANVDQQVTEQKLVLRLVAGLVNTDFDIVATMIQQTDPLPTFENARNRLLAEEERRSHDTSGSHNAFFAQPPQPVAPQPNHQPAQPPRNPGSGGRGGGDRGRSRGRGRGRGRGRGNTNGNNNGQQHA